One Glycine soja cultivar W05 chromosome 2, ASM419377v2, whole genome shotgun sequence genomic region harbors:
- the LOC114393580 gene encoding uncharacterized protein LOC114393580 gives MIWEMLGAPSNLLNGPFCPSLKKLNKKFKKLFPFPESFTPLLLAFAFPPSFASLCVFSSPRARLLLVFAWTPFPFEIMAKTRGLGRAIGRLIGRDRHDDHDAADVLERHRPTVSARRQRVHQMTADARDMAEDVADMAEDVPDLAEEAPEMCADVQGANGAEGSHADDVEGFPSGPRDPLVLTSFTDHVAHTVCSG, from the exons ATGATTTGGgaaatgctaggtgcacccagcaatttattGAATGGGCCATTTTGCCCttcattaaaaaagttaaataaaaagtttaaaaagctTTTCCCTTTCCCGGAATCATTCACGCCTCTTCTTCTTGCTTTTGCTTTTCCTCCCTCTTTTGCGAGCCTCTGCGTCTTCTCTTCTCCGCGAGCCCGGCTGCTGCTTGTTTTCGCTTGGACGCCATTTCCCTTCGAG atcatggctaaaacacgaggtttaggtcgtgctaTAGGTAGACTTATAGGCAGAGATAGACATGATGACCATGATGCAGCTGATGTTCTCGAGAGGCATAGGCCTACTGTCTCAGCTCGTAGGCAACGGGTTCATCAGATGACTGCGGATGCacgtgatatggctgaggaTGTTGCTGACATGGCTGAGGATGTCCCTGATCTGGCTGAGGAGGCACCTGAGATGTGTGCGGACGTACAAGGTGCTAATGGTGCTGAGGGGTCACATGCTGATGATGTTGAGGGATTCCCTAGCGGGCCACGTGACCCGTTAGTGCTGACATCATTTACGGACCATGTTGCACACACTGTTTGTAGTGGatag
- the LOC114393561 gene encoding protein MAINTENANCE OF MERISTEMS-like translates to MRCQTRRWIVAARAYLLHLVDCTLFANKSATYVHVVHLDAFRDLGQSGGYAWGVVALVYMYDQLDEASRTTTRQLARYLTLLQCWIYEHFPSVHQCVTDDTYQETSPRASWWLTSKAHMKGITGAPYRARCDALTVTDVSWFPYTEHRGVKAFELISSFQGQLRWGPMVVTARPERVVRQFGYIQSIPPPPVSARLSHDDIDDRWMHFAEHVLPAGELCLVPGQVSADYMEWFFRISHPFMIPTEAGDQPRDALAADPEEYIQLPSSQVPVAFDPPPHVDDYDEYEAIAQRLERVLNLRMVTAGTELYEIMQDCLTIARGRVSADGSVRACQRRRTEH, encoded by the exons ATGAGATGTCAGACCCGGCGGTGGATTGTAGCAGCTCGTGCTTATCTGCTGCACCTGGTCgattgcactctttttgctaataagagtgcaacatacgtgcatgtggtTCACCTAGACGCTTTTCGTGACCTCGGTCAGAGTGGTGGTTATGCTTGGGGAGTTGTCGCGCTGGTTTatatgtatgaccagttagaCGAGGCTTCTAGGACCACCACACGACAGCTTGCGAGGTACCTGACTCTAttacag TgttggatctatgagcacttccctagtgtgcaCCAGTGCGTGACAGATGAtacataccaggagacgtccccacgtgcttcctggtggttgacgtcgaaggcgcacatgaagggaatcacaggagcaccttacagggcacgttgtgatgctttgaccgtcacagatgtgtcctggttTCCGTACACTGAGCATCGGGGGGTTAAGGCCTTTGAGCTGATTTCATCATTCCAGGGTCAGCTGAGATGGGGTCCTATGGTGGTCACAGctcgaccggagagggtggtacgGCAGTTTggttacatccagagcatccctccgccgCCTGTTAGTGCTCGATTGTCACATGATGAtatagatgacaggtggatgcatTTTGCGGAGCACGTACTACCTGCAGGTGAGCTTTGTctagtgcctgggcaggtatctgcagattacatggagtggtttttccgcatatctcacccATTCATGATACCAACCGAGGCAGGTGACCAGCCGAGAGATGCACTAGCCGCAGACCCTGAGGAGTACATACAGCTGCCCAGCTCCCAAgttccagtggcatttgacccccctccacATGTG GATGATTACGACGAatatgaggcgattgcacagaggttggagcgtgtgctcaaccttaggatggtCACGGCAGGCACAGAGTTATATGAGATTATGCAGGACTGTCTGACGATCGCCAGAGGGAGAGTCAGTGCTGATGGAAGTGTCAGGGCTTGTCAGAGACGTCGCACGGAGCAttga